Genomic window (Oscarella lobularis chromosome 15, ooOscLobu1.1, whole genome shotgun sequence):
TCTTGAGGAAATTCTCAAGGAGATAGACTACTCTGACGTAGCTCCAAGTATTAGAAACTGGCTACCTCAGGTAAAAAATGGCATACGATTATATTCCGTCATCAGtctatttaatttttcaattaggCATTTCGAAATAATCCCAAAGTGACGTTGGCAGATGAGGACAGATATTTATTCAAGGTTCTCTTGTAGAGAAACGTGTATGTAGCTTACTTAGAGAGTGACTCTTTTAGCCTTTATACAGAGTGAAGAATAGGGGTATGTTAGTCAATGTACTGAGAGAACATTGGAGAGAAGGTCTGGGTGGAATCAAGTTGGCTGACATGAGAGAATCATATCCAAAAACCGACTCTATGTTATCAGTAGAAAAATTCACATATAAAATAGCCCAGTGTGAAATTTTGTTTATAGGTTCTCAAAGATGAAATCATAGCTTTGACTAGATCTGATAAGGAGGGTGTTCTATTCTATAATGATCCGGATTTGAAAATTCCTGTAGACGAAGGttattaattgaattagaaTTGAAGTTGATTTTTATTTGGCGATGTTTAGATTTTCAAAAGTTATGGAGATCAATAAGCATCGAGGGTCTAACAGATACTGATATAGAAAAACATTTGCACACAGGTAagtaaattaattttaattaaactatttaaaaaatattgtTCTGCAGCTGGAATTGCTTCCATGCAAGGTTCAAGCGGAAGCATGCAGAAAAAAgtttttaaaaattgataaatataacgattatttattattgacgtatttaattattagccTGTGAAGCCGAGGAAGCAGCGACGCAGAGGCAATGCCAAGTTGCTCAACGAACACTTGGCCGGCACGGAATTGCTGAAGGAGTACACCGAAGACGGTCGTCTGAAAGAAGACGCTGAAAAATCAAAGGGTGGCATGCAGATAGAATTTAGACATTAATCAATATTGATTCATTAGAACATC
Coding sequences:
- the LOC136196218 gene encoding general transcription factor IIE subunit 2-like isoform X1; the protein is MDPQLLREREAFRKRAMALPVVEKHTMPSDSVDSKKEKHKAKKAKMKKRATSSVNPGLKSSIGSVSAQFKTKNKFAILKMAVDLLKARHRDGKVDEPLSLEEILKEIDYSDVAPSIRNWLPQAFRNNPKVTLADEDRYLFKPLYRVKNRGMLVNVLREHWREGLGGIKLADMRESYPKTDSMLSVLKDEIIALTRSDKEGVLFYNDPDLKIPVDEDFQKLWRSISIEGLTDTDIEKHLHTAGIASMQGSSGSMQKKPVKPRKQRRRGNAKLLNEHLAGTELLKEYTEDGRLKEDAEKSKGGMQIEFRH
- the LOC136196218 gene encoding general transcription factor IIE subunit 2-like isoform X2; this encodes MDPQLLREREAFRKRAMALPVVEKHTMPSDSVDSKKEKHKAKKAKMKKRATSSVNPGLKSSIGSVSAQFKTKNKFAILKMAVDLLKARHRDGKVDEPLSLEEILKEIDYSDVAPSIRNWLPQAFRNNPKVTLADEDRYLFKPLYRVKNRGMLVNVLREHWREGLGGIKLADMRESYPKTDSMLSVLKDEIIALTRSDKEGVLFYNDPDLKIPVDEDFQKLWRSISIEGLTDTDIEKHLHTACEAEEAATQRQCQVAQRTLGRHGIAEGVHRRRSSERRR